One Candidatus Lernaella stagnicola DNA window includes the following coding sequences:
- a CDS encoding glycosyltransferase family 39 protein codes for MKQRVTLLLLLAPAVLLLLFGRVPGMTEAFCDPDLAGISYGADDLLRGGTIYENCVETKPPGAYLIFAADFALFGHRLQPVYFTATLLHLLALLLLARLAYRTGGPIAAACTGLFYAALAVDTAAAAGCPNYDTWMMLFAAFAFAALPAGDDRAAHWRFVLSGALLGAAFLMKQQAALFSLAALPWIATLPHGDAKARARNVGLFALGGLAPLALIVLWWASAGGLATMFADLHPGRLGGYLGAGLDEEALRRAGRRAMEHLAGAWPIWTAVVAGLFLWPRSGRQGAAYGRYLLFLAVAVVAVFAGSRFFKHYLIILTAPLALAAGGGIGLIERRLADRAWRWGVYALALLALGFTTRVEMAQAYDTIRDHARGAGAVNFEMLRAYSRDDVNLAERFDDKFIFQPLGTYLRNMSDPDETIYVWPYHPQIYFWAQRRAPTKHYMYFDVAANLPYKHGGWHAAVDDRVRLHRRRLLQDLQRARPAFVVLPRAGDDVWDHAFDELERYVTENYALDPKAPGEHLRVFRLP; via the coding sequence ATGAAACAACGCGTCACGCTTTTGCTGCTGCTGGCCCCGGCCGTGTTGCTGCTGCTTTTCGGACGCGTGCCCGGCATGACCGAGGCCTTTTGCGACCCCGACCTGGCCGGGATTTCCTACGGCGCGGACGATCTGCTGCGCGGCGGCACGATTTACGAAAACTGCGTCGAGACCAAGCCGCCCGGAGCGTACCTGATTTTTGCGGCCGACTTCGCGCTGTTCGGTCACCGTCTGCAACCCGTTTACTTCACCGCGACACTGCTTCACTTGCTGGCGTTGCTGCTGCTGGCGCGGCTGGCCTACCGCACCGGCGGACCCATCGCCGCGGCCTGCACCGGGCTCTTCTATGCCGCGCTGGCCGTCGACACCGCCGCCGCGGCCGGCTGCCCCAACTACGACACCTGGATGATGCTCTTTGCCGCTTTCGCCTTTGCGGCGTTACCGGCGGGCGACGACCGTGCCGCGCACTGGCGCTTCGTGCTCAGCGGCGCCTTGCTCGGCGCGGCCTTCCTGATGAAACAACAGGCGGCGCTGTTCAGTCTCGCGGCGCTGCCGTGGATCGCCACGTTGCCCCACGGCGACGCCAAGGCGCGGGCGAGGAACGTCGGTCTGTTCGCGCTGGGCGGGTTGGCGCCACTCGCACTGATTGTTTTGTGGTGGGCGTCTGCGGGCGGCTTGGCGACCATGTTCGCCGATTTGCACCCGGGCCGTCTCGGCGGCTATCTGGGCGCGGGCTTGGACGAGGAAGCGTTGCGCCGGGCCGGTCGGCGGGCCATGGAGCACCTAGCGGGCGCGTGGCCGATCTGGACGGCCGTTGTCGCCGGGTTGTTCTTGTGGCCGCGAAGCGGTCGCCAGGGCGCGGCATATGGTCGCTATCTGTTGTTTTTGGCGGTGGCGGTGGTGGCGGTGTTTGCGGGCTCGCGCTTTTTCAAACACTACCTGATCATCCTCACCGCACCGTTGGCCTTAGCGGCGGGCGGCGGCATCGGCTTGATCGAGCGACGCCTGGCGGATCGCGCGTGGCGGTGGGGCGTCTACGCGTTGGCGCTGCTCGCGCTCGGTTTTACGACGCGGGTGGAAATGGCCCAAGCGTACGATACGATCCGCGATCACGCGCGCGGCGCGGGTGCGGTGAATTTCGAGATGCTGCGCGCCTATTCTCGGGACGACGTCAACCTCGCCGAGCGCTTCGACGATAAGTTCATTTTTCAACCGCTGGGCACCTACCTGCGCAACATGAGCGATCCGGACGAGACGATTTACGTGTGGCCCTATCACCCGCAAATCTACTTTTGGGCCCAGCGCCGCGCGCCGACCAAGCACTACATGTATTTCGATGTCGCCGCGAACCTGCCCTACAAGCATGGCGGCTGGCACGCCGCAGTCGACGACCGGGTTCGCCTACATCGCCGGCGGCTCTTGCAAGACCTCCAGCGCGCCCGCCCGGCGTTTGTCGTGCTGCCCCGCGCCGGCGACGACGTTTGGGATCACGCCTTCGACGAACTTGAACGCTACGTGACGGAAAACTACGCGCTCGATCCCAAAGCGCCGGGCGAGCATTTGCGGGTGTTTCGTTTGCCCTGA
- a CDS encoding glycosyltransferase family 39 protein produces MNHSRIMSALLVGLAAVILLFGRAPSHSNDFCDPDVAQMAYAADDLLAGGVIYENCVETKPPGTYLVFAAAFKLFGRSVRPVYLLATALHLLTLLLLALVAWRAAGPVAGVGTAWFYAALALTVGASGNCPNHETWMTFPLAGALALLLAARDRARAWHAAVVGLLLGTAWLMKQQAAAFVLAAGAWLALERPTDRRRLARQFAWLALGGLAPLVVTALAWWAKGGLALMIHDLRPGRLGSYLGAAPLGDIVSWALRRGATHLQAAWPAYLAVAGGVVAWRRGHDERRTMARLLIFLAAAGLAVAAGTRFFSHYFIILAAPLAVAGGFGAALTARLLPRRVWIVAAALGLAATLFGVRMELREAALVVAGHDIDSPALAAFVSRDLDLENRRTDREHQRLGHYVRENTRPDEPIYVWPYAPQIYFWAQRRAPTKYYCYFDLAVGLPTSRGPWHVVVDPFIEKNRRDLLADLAGDPPRFVIFPRAPQAWDKPFEQLAAWVTRWYAIDPQAPGDNLLVYRKP; encoded by the coding sequence GTGAACCATTCCCGAATCATGAGCGCGTTGTTGGTCGGCTTGGCGGCGGTGATTCTGCTGTTCGGCCGCGCCCCCTCGCATTCCAACGATTTCTGCGATCCCGACGTCGCGCAAATGGCCTACGCCGCCGATGATCTCCTGGCCGGCGGGGTGATTTACGAAAACTGCGTCGAGACCAAACCGCCCGGCACCTACCTCGTGTTCGCGGCAGCGTTCAAGCTTTTCGGTCGGTCCGTGCGACCGGTTTACTTGCTGGCCACCGCGCTGCACCTGTTGACGTTGCTGTTGCTCGCACTGGTCGCGTGGCGTGCGGCGGGCCCCGTCGCGGGCGTCGGCACGGCTTGGTTTTACGCCGCGTTGGCGCTGACGGTCGGCGCGTCGGGCAACTGCCCGAACCACGAAACCTGGATGACCTTCCCGCTCGCCGGGGCGTTGGCGCTACTGCTGGCGGCGCGCGATCGAGCGCGGGCATGGCACGCGGCGGTCGTCGGCCTCTTGCTCGGCACGGCGTGGCTGATGAAACAGCAAGCCGCTGCGTTTGTGCTCGCCGCAGGGGCTTGGCTTGCCCTCGAACGACCCACAGACCGACGCCGCCTGGCGCGGCAGTTCGCCTGGCTGGCATTAGGCGGCCTCGCACCGCTGGTCGTCACCGCGCTGGCTTGGTGGGCAAAGGGCGGGCTGGCACTAATGATCCACGATTTGCGGCCCGGTCGGCTGGGCAGTTACCTGGGCGCGGCGCCGCTGGGCGACATAGTCTCGTGGGCGCTGCGGCGCGGGGCGACGCACTTGCAGGCCGCGTGGCCCGCGTACCTGGCCGTCGCGGGCGGCGTGGTGGCCTGGCGACGCGGACACGACGAGCGCCGCACGATGGCCCGTTTACTGATCTTCCTTGCCGCGGCGGGCTTGGCGGTGGCGGCCGGAACGCGCTTTTTCAGCCACTACTTCATTATTCTCGCCGCGCCGCTGGCCGTGGCCGGCGGTTTCGGCGCGGCGCTGACGGCGCGCTTGCTGCCGCGAAGGGTTTGGATCGTGGCGGCGGCGTTGGGATTGGCGGCGACGCTTTTCGGCGTGCGGATGGAACTGCGCGAAGCGGCGTTGGTCGTGGCCGGTCACGACATCGACTCCCCCGCGCTGGCGGCGTTCGTGTCGCGGGACCTGGATCTCGAAAATCGCCGCACCGACCGCGAGCACCAACGCCTCGGCCATTACGTGCGGGAAAACACGCGGCCCGACGAACCCATTTACGTGTGGCCCTATGCGCCGCAAATCTATTTCTGGGCGCAACGCCGCGCGCCGACCAAGTACTACTGTTACTTCGACCTCGCCGTCGGCCTGCCCACCAGCCGCGGCCCGTGGCACGTGGTCGTGGACCCCTTCATTGAGAAAAACCGGCGCGATTTGCTGGCCGACCTGGCCGGTGATCCGCCCCGGTTCGTGATCTTTCCCCGCGCGCCGCAAGCGTGGGATAAGCCTTTCGAACAACTCGCCGCCTGGGTGACGCGCTGGTATGCGATCGACCCGCAGGCCCCCGGCGACAACCTGCTCGTCTATCGTAAGCCTTGA
- a CDS encoding radical SAM protein: MRVVLFRPPVFGPKEFPVVVDLGLLYLAKALRQAEIPVAVRDGHLETKPERGYALDLVTGDEPVLVGIKLFSLGIAHARRAIANIKKINPRAVTVVGGPHPSGVAGQLWRDVPEADFGWTGEGEIGLPKLVRALEAGGRDEDLAQVPGLVWRRDEKAVVNAPAFLDDLDALDQPAWDAVPVAGYLARPTPIRKQPHLSILTSRGCPFDCSYCAGRLITGRRMRFRSGEKVVDEMAMLRERYGVTTFAITDDNFSLNQRHVEGFCHALIDRDLPGVRWDCLATGLRLDSLSADLLRLMERSGCYACSVAVESGSPRVLEHMQKGVDLDTMREAIALIRRTTKMRVNTYFILGYPTETRADLRASIRFARRSGAHHAQFFLFTPLPGAPITDILRETGKLPAVPWEKFRFDRPSVPLVDVSLAGLKRRQIWATLSFYFSRPWRLAALVRDVWSPAVVRDVFRRLLALFVGRK; encoded by the coding sequence ATGCGTGTCGTTCTATTCCGGCCACCGGTTTTCGGTCCCAAAGAATTTCCCGTTGTTGTTGACCTGGGTTTGCTGTATCTGGCCAAAGCCCTGCGGCAGGCCGAGATTCCGGTTGCCGTGCGTGACGGGCACCTCGAAACGAAACCGGAGCGCGGCTACGCGCTTGACCTGGTAACCGGCGACGAGCCCGTGCTGGTCGGCATCAAGCTGTTTTCGCTGGGCATCGCGCACGCCCGTCGGGCGATTGCCAACATCAAGAAAATCAATCCGCGCGCCGTAACCGTCGTGGGCGGCCCGCATCCGTCCGGTGTGGCCGGGCAATTGTGGCGCGATGTGCCGGAAGCGGATTTCGGCTGGACGGGCGAGGGCGAGATCGGTCTGCCGAAACTTGTGCGCGCCCTCGAAGCGGGCGGCCGTGACGAGGACCTCGCGCAAGTGCCGGGCCTCGTGTGGCGGCGGGACGAGAAGGCCGTTGTCAACGCGCCGGCGTTTCTCGACGACTTGGACGCGCTGGATCAACCCGCGTGGGACGCCGTGCCCGTCGCCGGTTACCTGGCGCGGCCGACGCCCATTCGCAAGCAGCCGCACCTGTCGATCCTGACTTCGCGCGGTTGTCCCTTCGACTGCTCCTACTGCGCCGGGCGCCTGATTACCGGCCGGCGGATGCGCTTTCGCAGCGGGGAGAAAGTCGTCGACGAAATGGCCATGTTGCGCGAGCGTTACGGCGTGACGACCTTCGCGATCACCGACGACAACTTCAGCCTCAACCAACGTCACGTCGAAGGCTTCTGCCACGCGCTGATCGATCGCGACTTACCCGGCGTGCGCTGGGATTGCCTCGCCACCGGCTTGCGGCTCGACAGCCTGTCGGCCGACCTGCTGCGCCTGATGGAACGATCCGGCTGCTACGCCTGCTCGGTGGCGGTCGAATCCGGTAGCCCGCGCGTGCTCGAACATATGCAGAAGGGCGTCGATCTCGACACTATGCGCGAGGCGATCGCGCTCATCCGGCGCACGACCAAAATGCGCGTCAACACTTACTTCATTCTCGGTTACCCGACCGAAACCCGCGCCGATCTGCGGGCCTCGATTCGTTTCGCCCGCCGAAGCGGCGCGCACCACGCGCAGTTTTTTCTCTTTACGCCGCTGCCCGGCGCGCCCATCACCGACATTTTGCGCGAAACCGGCAAGCTGCCGGCGGTCCCGTGGGAAAAATTTCGCTTCGACCGACCCAGCGTACCGTTGGTCGATGTTTCCCTCGCCGGTCTCAAACGCCGGCAAATTTGGGCGACGCTCTCCTTTTATTTTTCCCGCCCCTGGCGTTTGGCGGCGCTGGTGCGCGACGTGTGGTCGCCGGCTGTGGTGCGCGACGTGTTCCGCCGCTTGCTGGCGCTTTTTGTTGGTCGGAAGTGA
- a CDS encoding heparinase II/III family protein, giving the protein MRTSVALILILLVSAPFAWANPEPTGPWHSEIDYHPRLLFTDSDLAAIQARLDREPYITVMGRVRGRANGGFTPTPPDPYNASREYSLANIAKSAAFVAWVDQDTAMAERAAQALEAIATDFGSNPLVFVDSDIHIAEAMTGYCYAYDILAGTGMVDPTRVAAIKANLEALFEDWYHRYIDLLAAAADIHTNNHGSKVAAAFAAAGMTFNDHEHANKWFNYGMSKAYDIIFNIQTTDEGVIAEGLYYSNYAAVNHLPVWASYDLLVGADDTLQKRGLCIIGPNCPWNDFEIINPMDHPKQYATSLWLVKARMPDGSPPPVDDANPEGYPGGLVASRLNEPLIAWEWINNHREPMFTVHCSDVAVESVALYDDSVAAAAPGDDFGPHFINDADGFAVFRSGWEQDDSWAMFVAEKGMSRVAGGGHEHSDNLSLLFFARGEYLLLDPGYVRWEEHQLVRASEHHNVPTVDGHGPPNFPDLISWNPGIDGYLVDSMTDVAAPFVTGTSEWEDTFVRRSLFFAEDDYLIVIDDLQSSVPHTYGMWWHGQAGGDSGFPFAQNADGATWAPGDAAVDVHVGSSLGDTTASTLINIHSFMWAQQIEHESLHTAAVAQSESGRFISVAVPYDTGETPRAVTWIRDTDVIAARIEGDNTQFVIAQPERALRDFSALDTGSVAVTTSARTMIFDAAADGSSGYAYLDGEGVFRVDGGRIWGFIGTDRVWVEWDGDDWTFDFANPDGQLVTRHLPVTVMKGDGLARVRRVGELLVMRPPEGSHLQVGFAPVGVAE; this is encoded by the coding sequence ATGCGCACTTCAGTTGCCTTGATATTGATCCTTCTTGTTTCGGCCCCTTTCGCGTGGGCGAATCCGGAACCCACCGGACCGTGGCACTCGGAAATCGACTACCACCCGCGGCTCCTGTTCACCGACTCCGATTTGGCGGCCATTCAAGCCCGCCTGGACCGAGAGCCCTACATCACCGTCATGGGGCGAGTGCGCGGCCGGGCCAACGGCGGCTTCACCCCCACGCCTCCCGACCCTTACAACGCCAGCCGCGAATACAGCTTGGCCAACATCGCCAAATCCGCCGCCTTCGTCGCCTGGGTCGATCAGGACACCGCCATGGCCGAACGCGCCGCACAGGCATTGGAGGCGATCGCCACCGATTTCGGCTCGAATCCCCTCGTGTTTGTCGACAGCGACATCCACATCGCCGAGGCCATGACCGGCTACTGCTACGCCTACGACATTCTGGCCGGTACGGGGATGGTCGATCCGACGCGCGTGGCGGCGATCAAGGCCAATCTCGAAGCGCTGTTTGAGGATTGGTACCATCGCTACATCGATCTGTTGGCCGCCGCGGCCGATATTCATACCAACAACCACGGCAGCAAGGTGGCCGCCGCGTTCGCCGCCGCAGGTATGACTTTCAACGACCACGAACACGCCAACAAGTGGTTCAACTACGGCATGTCAAAGGCCTACGACATCATCTTCAATATCCAAACGACCGATGAGGGCGTCATCGCCGAGGGGCTTTACTATTCGAATTACGCGGCGGTGAACCACCTGCCGGTATGGGCCAGCTACGACTTGTTGGTCGGCGCGGACGACACGCTGCAAAAACGCGGCTTGTGCATCATCGGCCCCAATTGCCCATGGAACGATTTCGAGATCATCAATCCCATGGATCACCCGAAGCAGTACGCCACGAGCCTCTGGCTCGTCAAAGCCCGCATGCCCGACGGCAGCCCGCCGCCCGTCGACGACGCCAACCCCGAAGGCTACCCCGGCGGCCTGGTCGCTTCACGGCTGAACGAACCGCTCATCGCCTGGGAATGGATCAACAACCACCGCGAGCCCATGTTCACGGTGCATTGCAGCGACGTCGCGGTGGAGTCTGTGGCGCTTTACGACGACAGCGTCGCGGCCGCGGCGCCGGGAGATGATTTCGGCCCGCATTTCATCAACGACGCAGACGGCTTCGCGGTGTTTCGTTCCGGGTGGGAGCAGGATGATTCATGGGCGATGTTTGTAGCCGAAAAAGGCATGTCGCGCGTCGCCGGCGGCGGCCACGAACACTCGGACAATCTGTCGCTGCTGTTTTTCGCCCGCGGTGAATATTTGTTGCTGGACCCAGGCTACGTCCGCTGGGAAGAGCACCAACTCGTGCGCGCCAGCGAGCATCACAACGTGCCCACCGTCGACGGCCATGGCCCGCCCAATTTCCCCGATCTGATTTCCTGGAACCCGGGCATCGACGGCTACCTCGTTGACTCCATGACCGACGTGGCTGCACCCTTCGTCACCGGCACCAGCGAGTGGGAAGATACTTTTGTACGTCGCAGCCTCTTCTTCGCCGAAGATGACTACCTCATCGTCATCGACGATCTGCAAAGCAGCGTGCCGCACACCTACGGCATGTGGTGGCACGGCCAGGCGGGCGGCGACTCCGGCTTCCCCTTTGCGCAGAATGCCGACGGAGCCACCTGGGCGCCCGGCGACGCGGCGGTCGACGTGCACGTCGGCAGTTCACTCGGCGACACGACGGCGAGCACGCTAATCAACATCCACAGCTTCATGTGGGCGCAGCAGATCGAACACGAAAGCCTGCACACCGCGGCCGTCGCACAAAGCGAAAGCGGGCGTTTCATCAGCGTGGCCGTGCCTTATGACACCGGCGAGACGCCGCGCGCCGTGACCTGGATTCGTGACACTGACGTGATCGCCGCGCGGATTGAGGGCGACAATACGCAATTCGTGATCGCCCAGCCCGAGCGGGCGCTGCGCGATTTCAGCGCGTTGGATACCGGTTCGGTCGCCGTGACCACCAGCGCGCGAACCATGATCTTCGACGCCGCCGCCGACGGCTCATCGGGCTACGCCTACCTGGACGGCGAGGGAGTTTTCCGCGTGGACGGCGGGCGCATTTGGGGCTTTATCGGCACCGACCGCGTATGGGTCGAATGGGACGGCGACGACTGGACTTTCGACTTCGCCAACCCCGACGGGCAACTGGTCACGCGGCATCTGCCCGTGACGGTGATGAAGGGCGACGGCCTCGCGCGCGTCCGCCGCGTGGGCGAGTTACTCGTCATGCGCCCGCCCGAAGGCAGCCACCTGCAAGTCGGCTTCGCGCCGGTCGGAGTCGCGGAATGA